The following are from one region of the Bacteroidota bacterium genome:
- a CDS encoding UDP-N-acetylmuramate--L-alanine ligase encodes MDLNNIRFVYFLGIGGIGMSALARYFNTMGVHVYGYDKTPTPLTAQLTSENISIGYEDTIESLPDFLQSESPEHILVVYTPAIPIDSKQYNFLKLNHTLYKRSQVLGIITRNFKTVAVAGTHGKTTTSSLVTHLLMTKGLKPSAFLGGISKNLGSNFIAGNTQSSDSIVVVEADEFDRSFLTLHPYLAIITSTDADHLDIYGNANALLESYQQFAKQVVPGGKLIYKKGLDLGADGLSYSITEKADCNGNNIRIQNNQYVFDYQWGDVLIRDITTGLPGRHNVENAVAAITIALLLGAGVDEIKYGVSSFKGIKRRFDIQVNTNGITYIDDYAHHPEEISAFLNSVKEMFTGKKITVVFQPHLYTRTRDFAMGFASSLSIADTTYLLPLYPARELPIVGVSSSLIGDMMTNRVRYCHMSELIDHLKDEPIEVLLTIGAGDIDTW; translated from the coding sequence ATTGATTTGAATAACATACGGTTTGTTTATTTCCTTGGTATAGGAGGTATTGGTATGAGCGCCCTTGCACGTTACTTCAATACAATGGGTGTACATGTGTATGGTTATGATAAAACACCAACACCATTAACCGCTCAGTTGACTTCCGAAAATATTTCGATAGGATATGAAGATACCATTGAATCGTTACCCGATTTTTTGCAAAGCGAATCTCCGGAACATATATTAGTAGTGTATACTCCTGCTATTCCAATTGATAGCAAGCAATATAATTTTTTAAAGCTCAATCATACACTATATAAGCGTTCGCAGGTGCTGGGGATTATTACCCGCAATTTCAAGACTGTGGCTGTAGCTGGCACGCATGGTAAGACAACTACATCTTCGCTGGTAACTCATCTGCTTATGACCAAAGGGCTTAAGCCATCAGCTTTTTTGGGGGGTATTTCTAAAAATCTTGGCTCAAATTTTATAGCCGGCAATACGCAGAGCAGCGACTCAATTGTTGTAGTAGAGGCTGATGAGTTTGACCGCTCCTTTTTGACGCTACATCCGTACCTGGCTATTATTACAAGTACCGATGCTGATCATCTCGATATTTATGGCAATGCAAATGCATTGCTCGAGAGCTACCAGCAATTTGCAAAGCAAGTTGTACCCGGTGGTAAACTGATATACAAAAAAGGCCTCGATCTGGGCGCGGATGGTCTGTCTTATTCTATTACCGAAAAGGCAGATTGTAACGGTAATAATATACGTATACAGAACAATCAATATGTTTTTGATTATCAATGGGGCGATGTCCTGATAAGGGATATAACTACCGGATTGCCCGGGCGTCACAATGTTGAGAATGCGGTAGCGGCAATTACCATAGCCTTGCTTTTAGGTGCAGGTGTTGATGAGATAAAATATGGTGTGTCAAGTTTTAAGGGCATAAAGCGCAGGTTTGATATTCAAGTTAATACGAATGGCATTACCTACATTGATGACTATGCCCATCACCCCGAAGAGATAAGTGCGTTTCTAAATAGTGTAAAGGAAATGTTCACAGGTAAAAAGATTACAGTTGTGTTTCAACCTCACCTCTACACCCGTACCCGCGATTTTGCCATGGGCTTTGCCAGTAGCTTATCTATTGCAGATACTACTTACTTATTGCCACTATATCCTGCTCGCGAGCTACCTATTGTCGGAGTAAGCAGCAGTTTAATAGGAGACATGATGACCAATAGGGTTCGGTATTGTCATATGAGTGAGTTAATAGATCATCTTAAAGATGAACCAATCGAAGTTTTGCTCACGATAGGTGCAGGTGATATTGATACTTGGTAG
- the murD gene encoding UDP-N-acetylmuramoyl-L-alanine--D-glutamate ligase, which translates to MKGKLIILGAGESGVGAAILATHLGMEVFVSDKGTIKQPYKIELQNRNIAFEEGVHTFTNFENATEVIKSPGIPDKSDVVTYFTAKGISVISEIEFAARHTTAKKICITGTNGKTTTTLLTYHLLKKGGLNVGLAGNVGKSFAWQVAENNFEYYVLELSSFQIDGLKDFKADIAILLNITPDHLDRYDYSMQKYIDAKFGILRNMDASGAFVYNDDDAIIKQNLLRLNPPCMFYPFSQLRSDNVNAWVANQEIHVNTKSNKFTMSIYEIAIHGKHNLYNSMAASIPASLLGIRNETIREALMDFKNVEHRLEFVANINGVEYINDSKATNTNSAWYALESMHKPVIWIVGGEDKGNDYSELEELVREKVKAIVCLGVDNKKIAKAFKGIVTDFHETRSAAEAVSVAHAIARKGEVVLLSPACASFDLFKNYEDRGHQFKAAVKMI; encoded by the coding sequence ATGAAAGGCAAATTAATTATATTAGGAGCAGGTGAAAGCGGAGTAGGTGCGGCTATTCTGGCAACGCATTTGGGTATGGAGGTGTTTGTGAGTGATAAGGGAACTATTAAACAACCATACAAAATAGAATTACAAAATAGAAATATAGCCTTTGAAGAAGGTGTTCACACCTTCACGAATTTTGAAAATGCTACCGAAGTAATTAAGAGCCCCGGCATTCCCGATAAGTCAGATGTTGTAACCTATTTTACAGCAAAGGGTATTTCTGTTATTAGCGAAATTGAGTTTGCTGCACGCCATACCACTGCAAAAAAGATTTGTATAACAGGTACTAACGGCAAAACGACTACTACGCTGCTCACGTATCATTTGCTTAAAAAAGGAGGGCTTAATGTAGGCCTTGCAGGCAATGTAGGAAAAAGCTTTGCCTGGCAGGTGGCTGAAAATAATTTTGAGTATTATGTACTCGAGTTAAGCAGTTTTCAGATAGATGGTTTAAAAGATTTTAAGGCAGACATTGCTATTCTTCTAAATATTACTCCCGATCATCTTGACCGATACGACTATTCGATGCAAAAATATATAGATGCCAAATTTGGCATTCTCCGAAACATGGATGCTTCAGGAGCATTTGTGTACAATGATGATGATGCTATTATCAAGCAAAATTTATTACGACTAAATCCACCCTGCATGTTTTATCCGTTCTCGCAACTGCGAAGCGATAATGTAAATGCATGGGTTGCCAACCAAGAAATACACGTAAACACTAAATCAAATAAATTCACTATGTCTATCTATGAAATTGCCATACATGGCAAACACAATTTGTACAACAGCATGGCAGCATCAATCCCTGCCTCGTTGTTGGGAATTCGCAACGAAACCATTCGCGAAGCGCTCATGGATTTTAAAAATGTAGAGCATCGTCTCGAATTTGTTGCCAACATTAATGGAGTAGAATACATTAATGATAGCAAAGCTACTAATACTAACAGTGCATGGTATGCACTGGAAAGTATGCATAAACCCGTAATCTGGATTGTGGGTGGAGAAGATAAAGGAAACGACTATAGTGAATTAGAAGAGCTCGTTCGCGAAAAAGTAAAAGCTATCGTTTGCCTTGGAGTTGATAATAAGAAAATTGCAAAAGCCTTTAAAGGCATTGTGACCGACTTTCATGAAACACGCAGCGCAGCAGAGGCAGTGTCTGTGGCTCATGCCATTGCACGCAAAGGCGAAGTAGTTTTGCTTTCACCTGCTTGCGCCAGTTTCGACTTATTCAAAAACTATGAAGATCGCGGCCATCAATTTAAGGCTGCTGTTAAAATGATTTAA
- a CDS encoding FtsW/RodA/SpoVE family cell cycle protein, producing MENNLINKYLKGDRMIWLVVAILSVFSILAVYSSTGSLAYRFQQGNTEYYVLKHLVILVLGFVIIYFTHKINYINYAKIARLGLIVVVPLLFFTLLSGHNVNEASRWLKLPVMGLTFQTSDFAKIALLLFLSRALSKRQDQPIELKDFIINILLPVLVICALIVPANFSTAAVLFVTSLTVMFIGRIPFKHMAMLFGAGVICLVLFIGVSKLVGYEGRIATWMERIENFSEPKTDEIDQSTQAKIAIAKGGAFGVGPGKSTQRNFLPQAFNDFIFAIICEEYGVWGAALILFMYIILMFRAVSFVRKSPKAFASLLAFGCCFSLVFQAMINMAVATNLFPVTGQALPMVSMGGTSIWFTSIAIGILLSISKSFEQEGG from the coding sequence ATGGAAAACAATTTAATAAATAAGTATCTAAAAGGCGACCGAATGATTTGGCTTGTAGTTGCTATCCTATCGGTGTTTTCCATTTTGGCGGTTTACAGCAGCACAGGCTCGTTAGCATATCGGTTTCAACAAGGAAATACGGAGTACTATGTACTTAAGCATCTGGTAATTTTAGTACTTGGTTTTGTTATCATCTATTTTACGCACAAAATTAATTATATCAATTATGCAAAAATTGCTCGCTTAGGTTTAATTGTGGTGGTGCCTCTTTTGTTTTTTACACTTCTAAGCGGACATAATGTTAATGAAGCAAGCCGATGGTTAAAGCTTCCGGTTATGGGACTAACATTTCAAACATCTGACTTTGCAAAAATCGCCTTGCTTTTATTTCTCTCACGTGCTTTATCAAAGAGGCAGGATCAGCCCATTGAACTAAAAGATTTTATCATTAACATTCTGTTACCTGTTCTTGTTATTTGTGCTTTAATTGTTCCAGCCAATTTTTCTACTGCTGCTGTATTGTTTGTTACCTCACTTACAGTCATGTTTATAGGGCGTATTCCATTTAAGCATATGGCCATGCTGTTTGGTGCAGGAGTTATTTGCCTCGTTTTATTTATTGGCGTTTCTAAGTTGGTAGGCTACGAGGGACGCATAGCCACCTGGATGGAGCGTATCGAAAACTTTAGCGAACCAAAAACGGACGAGATAGATCAATCCACACAAGCAAAAATAGCCATTGCTAAAGGAGGTGCATTTGGGGTAGGTCCCGGCAAGAGTACACAGCGGAATTTTTTACCGCAAGCATTCAACGATTTTATTTTTGCTATTATTTGCGAAGAGTATGGTGTGTGGGGAGCAGCGCTTATCTTATTTATGTATATCATACTTATGTTTAGGGCAGTAAGTTTTGTTCGCAAAAGCCCAAAGGCTTTTGCCTCGCTTCTTGCATTTGGCTGTTGCTTCAGCCTCGTATTTCAGGCCATGATTAATATGGCCGTTGCTACTAATTTGTTTCCGGTTACCGGACAAGCATTACCAATGGTAAGCATGGGTGGAACCTCCATTTGGTTTACCAGCATTGCCATCGGAATCTTATTAAGCATCAGCAAATCGTTTGAGCAGGAAGGAGGGTGA
- the murG gene encoding undecaprenyldiphospho-muramoylpentapeptide beta-N-acetylglucosaminyltransferase, which yields MRVIISGGGTGGHIFPAIAIANALQSLVNGVDILFVGALGKMEMEKVPAAGYKIVGLPIAGIQRSFTLKNILFPFKLIGSLLKARKIISDFNPDVAVGVGGYASGPLLFIATQKGINCLIQEQNSFPGITNKMLASRVRKICVAYDGMEKFFPKEKILLLGNPVREEVTALLQRKDEALDFFKLEKGKKTVLVVGGSLGARTINHSIAAWLQNLPGDIQIIWQTGKSYYNEGKTKESDTVRVLDFIYRMDYAFAAADVIISRAGASTISELCLVGKPVVLVPSPNVAEDHQTKNAMALVNKNAALLVTDKDAVVQLGDVTATLLSNKVQQDMLSTNIKKLALPGSARQIAEEVIKLSKVA from the coding sequence ATGCGTGTCATCATCAGCGGTGGAGGTACTGGTGGACATATATTTCCGGCTATTGCTATAGCAAATGCGTTACAATCACTTGTCAACGGTGTTGATATACTATTTGTAGGGGCGCTAGGTAAGATGGAGATGGAAAAAGTGCCTGCAGCAGGCTACAAAATTGTTGGGCTACCCATTGCCGGTATTCAACGTTCGTTTACTCTCAAAAATATTTTATTCCCATTTAAATTAATAGGCAGTCTGCTTAAGGCCCGAAAAATAATTTCCGATTTCAACCCAGATGTTGCGGTTGGTGTTGGTGGCTATGCAAGCGGACCCCTGCTTTTTATAGCAACACAAAAGGGCATTAATTGCCTTATTCAGGAGCAAAATTCGTTTCCAGGCATAACCAACAAAATGCTGGCTTCGCGTGTCAGAAAAATATGCGTGGCATACGATGGTATGGAAAAATTTTTTCCGAAGGAAAAAATTCTTTTGCTAGGCAACCCGGTGCGCGAAGAAGTAACTGCCCTGTTGCAACGCAAAGACGAAGCACTTGACTTTTTTAAATTAGAAAAGGGTAAAAAAACCGTATTGGTAGTTGGTGGAAGCTTAGGTGCCCGCACTATTAACCATAGTATAGCAGCATGGTTACAAAACCTACCGGGAGATATTCAGATTATATGGCAAACCGGAAAGTCATATTACAACGAAGGTAAAACAAAGGAAAGTGATACCGTGCGTGTATTGGATTTTATTTATAGAATGGATTATGCTTTTGCTGCGGCCGATGTCATTATCTCCAGAGCAGGTGCAAGCACCATTTCGGAGTTATGTTTAGTTGGTAAGCCTGTTGTGTTGGTGCCTTCGCCTAATGTAGCCGAAGATCATCAAACAAAAAATGCTATGGCTTTAGTAAATAAAAATGCGGCACTATTGGTAACGGATAAAGATGCAGTAGTGCAACTTGGTGATGTTACTGCAACATTATTGTCCAACAAAGTACAACAGGATATGTTGAGTACGAATATTAAAAAACTTGCATTGCCCGGCAGTGCCCGTCAAATAGCAGAAGAAGTAATTAAACTTAGCAAAGTAGCGTGA
- the ftsA gene encoding cell division protein FtsA, with protein sequence MSEELIVGLDIGTTKICAMVGRKNEFGKIELIGKGQAESHGVSKGVVSNIDDTVESIVNAVKQASDAADVVIKEVYVGIAGQHIKSLQHTGMLMRKNPDDEIRKADIKTIVEDMYRLAMQPGEEIIHVIPQEYNVDNDKGLKNPVGMTGARLEASCHIVTGLISAAKNIQRCVSRAGLIPVGLILEPLASADAVLSAEEKEAGVVLVDIGGGTTDIAIFQDGIIRHTAVIPFGGNIITNDIHEGCKIIKSQAEMVKVKFGSAMASMADEMKIVSIPGLNGRAPKEVSLKNLANIIQARMEEIFEQVYFEIKSSGWEKKIILGAVLTGGGSQLQHIQHLFQYVTGMQSRIGLPHQHLGKDTKEIQHPMYATGVGLVIKGFAESASGFNTNQNKPEEVVESKKGKWFENFFKKPIIKAIFDDDDDKDLK encoded by the coding sequence ATGAGCGAAGAATTAATAGTAGGACTAGACATAGGCACAACCAAGATTTGTGCTATGGTTGGCCGTAAAAATGAGTTTGGCAAAATTGAGCTAATAGGCAAAGGGCAGGCCGAATCGCATGGAGTGAGCAAGGGCGTAGTAAGCAATATTGACGATACAGTAGAGTCTATTGTGAATGCAGTAAAGCAGGCTTCGGATGCTGCCGATGTTGTGATTAAGGAAGTATATGTGGGCATTGCAGGTCAACATATAAAGAGTTTGCAGCACACCGGTATGCTTATGCGCAAGAATCCCGATGACGAAATTCGTAAGGCAGATATTAAAACCATTGTCGAAGATATGTATCGTCTTGCTATGCAACCTGGCGAAGAAATTATTCATGTTATTCCTCAAGAGTATAATGTAGATAACGACAAGGGCTTGAAAAACCCAGTGGGTATGACTGGTGCGCGCCTTGAAGCCAGTTGTCACATTGTTACAGGATTGATAAGTGCAGCAAAAAATATTCAACGTTGTGTTTCGCGCGCGGGGTTAATACCTGTAGGCTTAATACTAGAGCCATTAGCATCGGCCGATGCCGTACTATCTGCCGAAGAAAAGGAAGCCGGAGTTGTATTAGTTGATATAGGAGGTGGCACTACCGATATTGCAATTTTCCAGGATGGCATTATACGTCATACAGCTGTTATTCCTTTTGGTGGCAACATTATTACCAATGATATTCATGAGGGTTGTAAAATAATTAAGTCGCAGGCCGAAATGGTGAAGGTAAAGTTTGGAAGCGCAATGGCAAGTATGGCAGACGAAATGAAAATTGTTTCGATTCCAGGATTGAATGGACGTGCACCAAAGGAAGTGTCATTAAAAAATCTTGCTAATATTATTCAGGCACGCATGGAAGAAATATTTGAGCAAGTGTATTTTGAAATTAAAAGTTCCGGATGGGAAAAGAAAATTATCCTCGGAGCTGTGCTCACCGGTGGCGGTTCGCAATTGCAACATATACAGCACTTGTTTCAATATGTTACGGGTATGCAATCACGCATTGGTTTGCCCCATCAGCATTTGGGTAAGGATACTAAGGAGATTCAACACCCCATGTATGCAACCGGTGTAGGGCTTGTTATAAAAGGGTTTGCCGAGTCGGCTAGTGGTTTCAATACCAATCAGAATAAGCCAGAAGAAGTGGTGGAGAGTAAGAAGGGTAAGTGGTTTGAAAACTTTTTTAAGAAGCCGATTATCAAAGCCATTTTTGATGATGATGATGATAAAGATTTAAAATAA